Below is a window of Clostridiales bacterium DNA.
TAATTCTAATATAAATCACCATCAAAAGTTAACTCTACAAATTGTAGAATAAAGAGAAAATAACTTGAAAAATACAAAAAAATTATATATAATAGCTGTTATGAAGTCTGTTAAACAAATTATCGCCAAAAATCTTTTAGAATTAAGAAAATATCATAAATTAACCCAAATGGAATTGGGAGAAAAACTTAATTATTCCGATAAGGCTATCTCTAGATGGGAACAAGGCGAAACATTGCCGGATATTGATGTGTTATGCCAAATAGCCGAATTATACGGCGTTTCTTTTGAGTATCTTATCAGGGAAGGTTCTATGCAAGAAAAACGCGCTTTCATGACCAAAAAAGAGCGCGAAAATA
It encodes the following:
- a CDS encoding helix-turn-helix transcriptional regulator translates to MKSVKQIIAKNLLELRKYHKLTQMELGEKLNYSDKAISRWEQGETLPDIDVLCQIAELYGVSFEYLIREGSMQEKRAFMTKKEREN